The following nucleotide sequence is from Planctomycetia bacterium.
CAGCCCCGAAAAAACGCTCGCCGACAGCTTCAAATACCGCAACAAAGTTGGGATCGATGTCGCCCTGGAAGCTCTGAAGACCTATCGCCAGCGCCGACGACCTCAGCTCCAACAAGTCCTGGAATTCGCTCGCGTGTGTCGAGTCGAGAAAATCCTACGCCCCTATCTGGAGGCAAGCGTATGACCAAGGGCCCCATCAAAAACATCGCTGCCTCCGTGCGTCAACGACTCGCCAACGTCGCCAAGGCGGCCGACCGGCAGTTCAGCGACGTGCTTCAATACTACGCTTTGGAACGCTGGCTTTTTCGACTTTCGCAGTCGACGTACCGCGACCAATTCGTCCTGAAAGGAGCGCTTCTATTCGTCGTTTGGAAAATACCGACTACGCGGCCCACGCGCGATATCGATTTGCTGGGGCGGCTGAGTAACGACTTGGAGGCAATCCGCGGCGTGATTGCGGCAGTCTGCCAAACGCAAGTAGAAGAAGATGGACTCGCTTTCGACGCAACAAGCGTGGTCACGGAGCGGATTACCGAGGACGCGGATTACGAGGGCGTTCGAGCTACATTCAACGCTAGACTCGGCACCGCGCGAATCGGCATGCAAATTGACATCGGATTCAGCGACGTCATTACGCCGGCCGCATCGAAAATAAACTACCCGACGATTCTGGACTCACCGTCCGCCGAACTTTTCGCTTACAATCGAGAAACCGCGATTGCAGAGAAGTTCGAGGCAATGGTCAAGCTCGGCGAGCTCAATAGCCGGATGAAGGACTTTTTCGATGTTGCCACGTTGGCGGCGCACTTCGATTTTGAGGGCGAGGCCTTGGCGGCTGCAATCCGCGCCACCTTCGAGCAACGCCAGACACCCATCGAATCCGACCCGATCTGTTTTTCCGACCGCTTCGCCAGCGACGCCGCGAAGATTGCTCAATGGAAAGCATTTGTGCGGCGCAGCATGCTCGCGAACGTCCCCGCATTTGCCATCGTTTTGCCAAGCGTTCGT
It contains:
- a CDS encoding nucleotidyl transferase AbiEii/AbiGii toxin family protein — protein: MTKGPIKNIAASVRQRLANVAKAADRQFSDVLQYYALERWLFRLSQSTYRDQFVLKGALLFVVWKIPTTRPTRDIDLLGRLSNDLEAIRGVIAAVCQTQVEEDGLAFDATSVVTERITEDADYEGVRATFNARLGTARIGMQIDIGFSDVITPAASKINYPTILDSPSAELFAYNRETAIAEKFEAMVKLGELNSRMKDFFDVATLAAHFDFEGEALAAAIRATFEQRQTPIESDPICFSDRFASDAAKIAQWKAFVRRSMLANVPAFAIVLPSVRSFLQPIALRLANRESFKQQWKRGGSWQ